One segment of Sandaracinaceae bacterium DNA contains the following:
- a CDS encoding ATP-binding protein — protein sequence MSQQREGRDREPPLEGVDHLLRAAEVALIQLDQDLRTVRITASAEALFGLRDVRRRRSLAELALELGAPGLTADVEEALRSGGPVERALEGRGGEPTHAKTAAIVDAEGQVSGVAITFTDPSARRALEAAERRQDALLASLLSSLAHELRNPLAPIRSGIELLFDDDADPDAMALSLGIMARQVAHLTELVDDLVDVSRVRQGTLTLRRRHVDVADAVRSALEATRSQIERAGHRLELHAPDEPLVVDADVTRLAQVFTNLLANAMKYTPSGGRISISMGQEGDDVVVSISDDGAGIDPDMLEGIFDLFGQGGEGPMKGQTGLGVGLSLARSLVSLHGGAISASSPGVGRGSEFTVRLPRVLAPGEVRHESDRPPAPGEIPRLRVLVVDDNPDAMELLALGLARAGHEVETAADGEEAIERAERFLPHVVLMDLGMPRLDGLSAAKAIRAQPWSAGMTLVALTGWGQRADRDETRDAGFDHHLVKPANRAEVHDILRRAGARLGSS from the coding sequence GTGAGCCAGCAGCGAGAGGGACGAGATCGAGAGCCGCCGCTGGAAGGGGTCGACCACCTCCTGCGCGCCGCCGAGGTGGCCCTGATCCAGCTGGACCAAGATCTCCGCACCGTCCGGATCACCGCGAGCGCGGAGGCCCTCTTCGGGCTGCGCGACGTCCGGCGTCGACGCTCACTGGCGGAGCTCGCGCTCGAGCTGGGGGCGCCCGGGCTGACCGCCGATGTCGAGGAGGCGCTGCGATCCGGGGGTCCGGTGGAGCGGGCGCTCGAAGGCCGGGGCGGGGAGCCGACGCACGCCAAGACCGCGGCGATCGTCGACGCGGAGGGGCAGGTGAGCGGGGTGGCGATCACCTTCACCGACCCGAGCGCGCGTCGCGCCCTGGAGGCGGCCGAGCGCCGTCAGGACGCCCTGCTCGCGAGCCTGCTCTCGAGCCTGGCTCACGAGCTCCGCAACCCGCTCGCGCCGATCCGCTCGGGCATCGAGCTGCTCTTCGACGACGACGCCGATCCCGACGCGATGGCCCTCAGCCTCGGCATCATGGCCCGGCAGGTCGCGCACCTGACCGAGCTGGTGGACGACCTGGTCGACGTGTCGCGCGTCCGACAGGGGACCCTGACGCTGCGTCGACGGCACGTGGACGTCGCCGACGCCGTCCGGAGCGCGCTCGAAGCGACGCGATCGCAGATCGAGCGGGCGGGTCATCGGCTCGAGCTGCACGCGCCGGACGAGCCGCTCGTGGTCGACGCCGACGTGACGCGCCTCGCGCAGGTGTTCACGAACCTCCTCGCCAACGCGATGAAGTACACGCCATCCGGCGGCCGGATCTCGATCTCGATGGGGCAGGAGGGCGACGACGTCGTGGTCTCGATCTCGGACGACGGCGCAGGGATCGACCCCGACATGCTGGAGGGCATCTTCGACCTGTTCGGGCAGGGCGGCGAGGGCCCCATGAAGGGCCAGACCGGTCTCGGCGTGGGCCTCTCGCTCGCGCGCTCGCTCGTGAGCCTGCACGGGGGGGCGATCAGCGCGAGCAGCCCCGGCGTCGGACGCGGGAGCGAGTTCACGGTGCGCCTCCCGCGTGTCCTCGCCCCCGGGGAGGTCCGCCACGAGTCCGACCGGCCCCCGGCGCCCGGCGAGATCCCGCGCCTCCGGGTCCTGGTCGTGGATGACAACCCGGACGCGATGGAGCTGCTCGCGCTCGGCCTCGCGCGCGCCGGTCACGAGGTGGAGACGGCCGCGGACGGAGAGGAGGCGATCGAGCGGGCCGAGCGCTTCCTGCCGCACGTCGTCTTGATGGATCTCGGCATGCCTCGCCTCGACGGGCTCTCCGCCGCGAAGGCGATCCGAGCCCAGCCGTGGTCCGCGGGCATGACCCTGGTCGCGCTGACCGGCTGGGGGCAGCGCGCCGACCGCGACGAGACCCGTGACGCCGGCTTCGACCACCACCTGGTCAAGCCCGCCAACCGCGCGGAGGTGCACGACATCCTCCGTCGAGCGGGCGCGCGCCTCGGGAGCTCGTGA
- a CDS encoding decaprenyl-phosphate phosphoribosyltransferase, with protein MTRPFGPVDLERSPVEGASRVHTYEPRDRFSVTRETDTLRLRRGAPRTMVARAMVKGLLRTMRPHQWVKNLFVLAPVVFAQQLFDRDKVLGAAAGFVCFSLLASAVYVLNDLVDVEADRAHPVKKNRPLASGAVSVGAAKMAMVLLAAVALGGAWFLGVWFLASLAGYLTNNIAYSFGMKRVAYVDVLSIALGFELRVLAGSFAADVPPSAYLLIVTFLLALFLGLGKRMHELVQQEKSGSAHSRKVLEQYSAKVVTGLLWATGIATVATYVFYTLDPATRATFGSDLLVISSAFTLFGVLRFVHLVRNRPDAESPTEEMLKDVPFIANLVLWGVAIVAIIYFG; from the coding sequence GTGACCCGACCATTCGGGCCCGTCGACCTCGAAAGAAGCCCGGTGGAGGGCGCCTCTCGGGTTCATACGTACGAGCCGAGGGATCGGTTTTCGGTCACCCGAGAAACGGACACGCTTCGGCTGCGCCGGGGGGCACCTCGTACTATGGTCGCGCGCGCCATGGTGAAGGGCCTCCTGCGCACGATGCGACCACACCAGTGGGTGAAGAACCTCTTCGTCCTCGCTCCGGTGGTGTTCGCGCAGCAGCTCTTCGACCGGGACAAGGTGCTCGGCGCGGCGGCGGGCTTCGTCTGCTTCTCGCTCCTGGCCAGCGCGGTCTACGTGCTCAACGACCTCGTGGACGTCGAGGCGGACCGCGCCCATCCGGTGAAGAAGAACCGCCCCCTCGCGAGCGGCGCGGTCAGCGTGGGCGCGGCCAAGATGGCGATGGTGCTCCTCGCCGCCGTCGCCCTCGGCGGGGCCTGGTTCCTCGGCGTCTGGTTCCTGGCCAGCCTCGCCGGCTACCTCACCAACAACATCGCCTACAGCTTCGGCATGAAGCGCGTGGCGTACGTCGACGTGCTGAGCATCGCGCTCGGGTTCGAGCTGCGGGTGCTCGCGGGCTCCTTCGCGGCCGACGTCCCGCCGTCGGCGTACCTGCTGATCGTCACCTTCCTGCTCGCGCTCTTCCTCGGGCTCGGCAAGCGCATGCACGAGCTGGTGCAGCAGGAGAAGTCCGGCTCCGCGCACAGCCGCAAGGTGCTCGAGCAGTACAGCGCGAAGGTCGTCACGGGCCTCCTCTGGGCCACCGGCATCGCCACCGTCGCGACCTACGTCTTCTACACCCTCGACCCCGCGACCCGCGCCACGTTCGGGAGCGATCTCCTCGTCATCAGCTCCGCCTTCACCCTCTTCGGCGTGCTGCGCTTCGTCCACCTGGTCCGAAACCGCCCGGACGCCGAGAGCCCCACCGAGGAGATGTTGAAGGACGTCCCGTTCATCGCGAACCTCGTCCTCTGGGGCGTCGCGATCGTGGCGATCATCTACTTCGGCTGA
- a CDS encoding SDR family oxidoreductase yields the protein MSRFLLTGATTPIGASVIRHLLADPSTERILAVGAEQIRPTMVEVDGRVAYERLDLTRERNLRELLFGRCRDEGVEVIVDMAAHRRFGATGARARALNVLATRRLLDLAAEHPSIRRFVYRSYGEVHDVGEALPSLVDEMHPLNLDPRAPQWVRDRVEADLTVCARMAMTKLSVAVLRAAECLAPRTGSQLHDYLGAKVCFRPMGYDPVFNLISEDDLGRALALAARSDAEGVFTIPGATTLPLKEIIRRSDRVDVPVPGPLMTPLYSLRRAVRGTSFDYALNRGRLHFGVVLDGQRAERLLGYRPEVTVTFPKD from the coding sequence ATGAGCCGCTTCCTGCTCACGGGCGCCACCACGCCCATCGGCGCGAGCGTGATCCGACACCTGCTCGCCGACCCCTCCACCGAGCGAATCCTCGCGGTCGGGGCGGAGCAGATCCGTCCGACCATGGTGGAGGTCGACGGCCGGGTCGCCTACGAGCGGCTCGACCTGACCCGAGAGCGCAACCTGCGGGAGCTCCTCTTCGGGCGCTGTCGCGACGAGGGCGTCGAGGTCATCGTGGACATGGCGGCCCACCGCCGCTTCGGCGCCACCGGCGCGCGGGCCCGGGCGCTCAACGTGCTCGCGACCCGGCGACTGCTCGACCTGGCCGCGGAGCACCCCTCGATCCGCCGCTTCGTCTACCGGAGCTATGGCGAGGTGCACGACGTGGGCGAGGCGCTGCCCTCGCTCGTGGACGAGATGCACCCGCTCAACCTCGACCCCCGCGCCCCGCAGTGGGTGCGCGACCGGGTGGAGGCGGACCTGACGGTGTGCGCCCGGATGGCGATGACCAAGCTCTCCGTGGCGGTCTTGCGCGCGGCGGAGTGCCTCGCCCCGCGCACGGGCAGCCAGCTCCACGACTATCTGGGGGCCAAGGTCTGCTTCCGCCCGATGGGCTACGACCCGGTGTTCAACCTCATCAGCGAGGACGACCTCGGCCGGGCCCTCGCGCTCGCCGCGCGGAGTGACGCCGAGGGCGTGTTCACGATCCCCGGCGCGACCACGCTCCCGCTCAAGGAGATCATCCGGCGCTCGGACCGGGTCGACGTGCCGGTGCCGGGGCCGCTGATGACGCCGCTCTACTCGCTGCGGAGAGCGGTGCGGGGCACGAGCTTCGACTACGCCCTCAACCGCGGCCGCCTCCACTTCGGGGTCGTCCTCGACGGCCAGCGCGCCGAGCGCCTGCTCGGCTACCGCCCCGAGGTCACGGTCACGTTCCCGAAAGACTGA
- a CDS encoding lysophospholipid acyltransferase family protein: MKRRRNLIQRALGARLEARAEALKADLGEGYDCFGASADGTGVALALTRPLYERWFRVESRGAHHVPSEGPVIVAANHSGTLPFDAMMLHADLLRRTDPPRLPRSVVDRFVPRLPWFSTLVARAGAINGTRRNVEHVLATGQLLVVFPEGTVGIGKPFAERYRLQPWRPGHAELALRHRAPVVPTAIVGAEEQLPIIARIDRFHAFGAPYLPVPLFPFPLPVHYHVRYGEPLALHERFPGDPRDPGRIREAAAEVAREVQALIDGALRERKGVFR, translated from the coding sequence GTGAAGCGGCGACGAAACCTGATCCAGCGGGCGCTCGGCGCGCGGCTCGAGGCGCGCGCGGAGGCCCTGAAGGCCGACCTCGGCGAGGGCTACGACTGCTTCGGCGCCAGCGCCGACGGCACCGGGGTCGCGCTCGCCCTCACGCGCCCGCTCTACGAGCGGTGGTTTCGGGTCGAGAGCCGCGGCGCCCACCACGTGCCGTCGGAGGGCCCCGTGATCGTGGCCGCGAACCACAGCGGGACCCTCCCCTTCGACGCGATGATGCTGCACGCCGATCTACTGCGGCGCACCGACCCACCGCGGCTGCCCCGCTCCGTGGTCGACCGCTTCGTGCCGCGCCTGCCGTGGTTCAGCACCCTCGTCGCGCGGGCCGGCGCCATCAACGGCACGCGGCGCAACGTCGAGCACGTGCTCGCGACCGGCCAGCTCCTGGTGGTCTTCCCGGAGGGCACGGTGGGCATCGGCAAGCCCTTCGCCGAGCGCTACCGGCTCCAGCCCTGGCGCCCCGGTCACGCGGAGCTCGCCCTGAGGCACCGCGCCCCGGTCGTGCCCACCGCGATCGTCGGCGCCGAGGAGCAGCTCCCGATCATCGCGCGGATCGACCGCTTCCACGCGTTCGGCGCGCCGTACCTCCCCGTGCCGCTCTTCCCCTTCCCGCTCCCCGTCCACTACCACGTGCGCTACGGCGAGCCCCTCGCGCTGCACGAGCGCTTCCCGGGTGATCCGCGAGACCCGGGGCGCATTCGCGAGGCCGCGGCCGAAGTCGCGCGGGAGGTCCAGGCCCTCATCGACGGCGCGCTCCGCGAGCGGAAGGGCGTCTTTCGATGA